In one window of Vibrio sp. JC009 DNA:
- the gltB gene encoding glutamate synthase large subunit encodes MVDREQKAQGLYTPELEHDACGIGFVAHLKNRKSHEVVTQALDMLARMEHRGGQGCDPSSGDGAGILLQKPHEFLLEETVKLGIKLPSFEKYGVGVVLFPKDEHKRQQCRDILERNARRLDLEILGYRVLPTDNSMIGADPLSTEPQFEHVFVSGGPGTTPEELERKLYVLRNYTVRVCLESVSNIGDDFYINSMSYKTIVYKGQLTTEQVPQYFLDLQNPTMVTALALVHSRFSTNTFPKWRLAQPFRYIAHNGEINTVRGNLNWMKAREAILESELFTQTEIDMLLPICQEGSSDSSNFDMALELLVLSGRSLPHALMMMIPEAWQENKNMDPTRRAFYQYHANVMEPWDGPASVCFTDGVQVGATLDRNGLRPSRYTVTKDDFLVMASETGVVEIEPENVDFHGRLQPGRIFVADLEQGRIISDEEVKDGIASAQPYQQWVKDNLLCLKQLPEADNMHHQPSAERLLHTQQAFGITSEEVNEIIVPMARDGKEPLGAMGADWPLAVLSHQSQHLSNYFKQLFAQVTNPPIDPIRERMVMSLNTYLGKDQNLLAESPEHCQKVELSSPVLSNSELEKLRAIDNEHLQAKSLDITFRASDDEGKLQRALKRVCQYAEDAVVDGYSIILLTDRNINSNHAAIPAMLAVGAVHHHLIRKGLRAKCDIVIETGDARETHHFATLVGYGANAVNPYLIKETIVDLQNKKKLDPEATPSELFDNYRKGINAGLLKIFSKMGISTLQSYHGAQIFEALGISKSVVDKYFTGTVSRIQGMTIDDIAKEVLIRHRIGFPSREIPVQMLDVGGIYQWKQRGEKHLFNPETISLLQKSTRNKDYEQFKKYAATVDSQGDDAATLRSQLDFIKNPSGSIPLEEVEPAENILKRFATGAMSYGSISHEAHTTLAIAMNRIGAKSNSGEGGENPARFEKKENGDWERSAIKQVASGRFGVTSYYLTNSDEVQIKMAQGAKPGEGGQLPGHKVDEIVGATRHSTPGVGLISPPPHHDIYSIEDLAQLIYDLKNANRAGRVNVKLVSEAGVGTIASGVAKAKADVVLIAGFDGGTGASPISSIRHTGLPWELGLAETHQTLLKNGLRNRIVVQTDGQMKTPRDLAVATLLGAEEWGIATAALVVEGCIMMRKCHNNTCPVGIATQNKTLRERFDGRVEDIITFFNYMTEGLREIMAELGFRTIDEMVGQSHKLKVREDVKHWKYTNLDLSPVLFIEPAREADGEYQQIQQNHMLEEVVDRKLIKMAQPALEKGEEVNGELPIINTDRSTGTMLSNEISKVYKDKGLPQPMNVKFTGSAGQSFGAFLAKGVKFEVEGNANDYWGKGLSGGTLVLYPDSSSTIVPEDNIVVGNVCFYGATSGESYIRGLAGERFCVRNSGAKVVVEGVGDHGCEYMTGGVAVILGSTGRNFAAGMSGGVAYVWDKAGDFEATKLNPELVDLDPLEQEDQDLLRDMLTKHVELTGSTVAKAFLDDFEANLAQMVKVMPRDYKAVLQKRKAEAANKEEVETV; translated from the coding sequence ATGGTAGATAGAGAGCAGAAAGCACAAGGTCTGTATACTCCGGAACTGGAGCACGACGCTTGTGGTATCGGTTTTGTTGCTCACTTAAAAAACCGTAAATCTCATGAAGTCGTAACACAAGCACTGGATATGCTTGCACGTATGGAACACCGTGGCGGTCAGGGTTGTGACCCTAGCAGCGGTGATGGTGCAGGTATCCTTTTACAAAAACCTCATGAGTTTCTGTTAGAAGAGACGGTAAAGCTTGGTATTAAGCTACCTTCTTTTGAAAAGTATGGCGTTGGTGTTGTACTTTTCCCTAAAGACGAACACAAACGACAGCAGTGTCGTGACATTTTAGAACGTAACGCTCGCCGTCTGGATCTTGAAATCCTTGGCTACCGCGTACTGCCAACTGACAACTCAATGATTGGCGCTGACCCGCTAAGCACTGAGCCTCAGTTTGAGCACGTATTTGTTTCCGGTGGTCCGGGCACAACGCCGGAAGAGCTTGAGCGCAAACTTTACGTTCTGCGTAACTACACGGTTCGCGTTTGTCTGGAAAGTGTTTCCAACATCGGTGATGACTTCTATATCAACTCTATGTCTTACAAGACTATCGTATATAAAGGTCAGCTAACCACAGAACAGGTACCACAGTACTTCCTGGATCTGCAGAACCCGACAATGGTAACTGCACTTGCTCTGGTACACTCTCGCTTCTCAACCAATACATTCCCTAAGTGGCGTCTGGCACAGCCTTTCCGTTACATCGCGCACAACGGTGAAATCAACACAGTTCGCGGTAACCTGAACTGGATGAAGGCACGTGAAGCGATTCTTGAGTCAGAGCTATTTACTCAGACTGAAATCGACATGCTTCTGCCTATCTGTCAGGAAGGCAGCTCGGATTCATCTAACTTCGATATGGCACTTGAGCTCCTGGTTCTTTCCGGTCGCAGCCTGCCACACGCGCTGATGATGATGATTCCTGAAGCATGGCAGGAAAACAAAAACATGGATCCAACCCGTCGTGCGTTCTACCAGTACCACGCGAACGTAATGGAACCATGGGATGGCCCTGCATCAGTTTGTTTCACCGACGGTGTTCAGGTAGGTGCAACACTTGACCGTAACGGTCTTCGTCCTTCACGTTACACAGTGACTAAAGACGACTTCCTTGTTATGGCATCTGAAACCGGTGTTGTTGAAATCGAACCTGAAAATGTAGACTTCCATGGTCGTCTGCAGCCAGGCCGTATCTTTGTTGCTGACCTTGAGCAGGGCCGCATTATTTCTGATGAAGAAGTAAAAGACGGTATCGCATCAGCTCAGCCATACCAGCAGTGGGTTAAAGATAACCTGCTATGCCTGAAGCAGCTTCCTGAAGCGGACAACATGCACCATCAGCCTTCTGCTGAGCGTCTGCTACATACACAGCAGGCATTCGGTATTACTTCAGAAGAAGTGAACGAGATCATCGTTCCTATGGCTCGTGACGGTAAAGAACCTCTGGGTGCTATGGGTGCTGACTGGCCGCTTGCGGTTCTTTCTCACCAGTCTCAGCATCTTTCTAACTACTTTAAGCAGCTGTTTGCTCAGGTAACCAACCCGCCTATCGACCCGATTCGTGAGCGTATGGTTATGTCTCTGAACACTTACCTTGGTAAGGATCAGAACCTTCTTGCTGAGTCTCCGGAACACTGTCAGAAAGTTGAGCTTTCTTCTCCTGTGCTGTCTAACTCAGAGCTTGAAAAACTGCGTGCTATCGATAACGAGCACCTGCAGGCGAAATCTCTGGATATCACCTTCCGCGCAAGTGATGACGAAGGCAAGCTGCAACGCGCACTTAAGCGTGTTTGCCAGTACGCTGAAGATGCCGTAGTCGATGGCTACTCAATCATTCTTCTGACTGACCGTAACATCAACTCAAACCACGCTGCCATTCCGGCAATGCTGGCGGTTGGTGCGGTACATCACCACCTGATCCGTAAAGGTCTGCGTGCTAAGTGTGACATCGTCATTGAAACCGGTGACGCACGTGAAACGCACCACTTTGCCACTCTGGTTGGTTACGGTGCAAACGCAGTTAACCCATACCTGATCAAAGAGACCATTGTTGATCTTCAGAACAAGAAGAAACTGGATCCTGAAGCAACGCCAAGCGAGTTGTTCGACAACTACCGTAAAGGTATCAACGCCGGCCTGCTTAAGATCTTCTCTAAGATGGGTATCTCTACACTTCAGTCTTACCACGGCGCTCAGATCTTTGAAGCTCTGGGTATCAGCAAGTCTGTTGTGGACAAATACTTCACTGGTACGGTTTCCCGTATCCAGGGTATGACTATCGACGATATCGCAAAAGAAGTGCTTATCCGTCACCGTATCGGCTTCCCGTCTCGCGAGATCCCGGTTCAGATGCTGGATGTGGGCGGTATCTATCAGTGGAAACAGCGTGGTGAAAAACACCTGTTTAACCCTGAAACGATTTCTCTGCTACAGAAGTCTACCCGTAACAAAGACTATGAGCAGTTCAAGAAATATGCTGCTACTGTTGACAGTCAGGGCGATGATGCAGCAACACTGCGTAGCCAGCTTGACTTTATTAAGAATCCGTCAGGCTCAATCCCTCTGGAAGAAGTTGAACCGGCTGAAAACATCCTGAAGCGTTTTGCAACGGGTGCTATGAGTTACGGCTCAATCTCTCACGAGGCACACACAACGCTTGCTATCGCGATGAACCGCATCGGCGCGAAATCTAACTCAGGTGAAGGTGGTGAAAACCCGGCTCGCTTCGAGAAGAAAGAGAACGGTGACTGGGAACGCTCTGCTATCAAGCAGGTAGCATCGGGCCGTTTCGGTGTAACCTCTTATTACCTGACCAACTCTGATGAAGTTCAGATCAAGATGGCACAGGGCGCGAAGCCTGGTGAAGGTGGTCAGCTACCGGGACACAAGGTAGACGAAATCGTAGGTGCGACTCGTCACTCGACTCCTGGCGTAGGTCTGATTTCTCCACCGCCACACCACGATATCTACTCTATCGAGGATCTGGCTCAGCTAATCTACGACCTGAAGAACGCAAACCGCGCAGGCCGTGTAAACGTTAAGCTGGTATCAGAAGCGGGTGTTGGTACTATCGCATCAGGTGTTGCTAAAGCAAAAGCTGACGTTGTACTTATCGCAGGTTTCGACGGCGGTACAGGCGCATCACCAATTTCATCTATCCGCCACACCGGTCTTCCTTGGGAACTGGGTCTGGCTGAAACTCACCAGACACTTCTGAAAAACGGTCTGCGTAACCGTATCGTAGTTCAGACTGACGGTCAGATGAAGACACCTCGCGACCTTGCAGTTGCAACACTGCTTGGTGCTGAAGAGTGGGGTATTGCAACAGCGGCACTGGTTGTTGAAGGTTGTATCATGATGCGTAAGTGTCACAACAACACCTGTCCTGTTGGTATCGCAACACAGAACAAGACTCTGCGTGAGCGTTTCGACGGCCGCGTAGAAGACATCATCACCTTCTTCAACTACATGACTGAAGGTCTGCGTGAAATCATGGCTGAACTTGGTTTCCGTACTATCGATGAAATGGTGGGTCAGTCTCACAAACTGAAAGTTCGTGAAGATGTGAAACACTGGAAATACACAAACCTTGACCTGTCTCCGGTACTGTTTATCGAGCCAGCTCGTGAAGCGGATGGCGAATACCAGCAGATCCAGCAGAACCACATGCTTGAAGAAGTTGTGGACCGTAAGCTAATCAAGATGGCACAGCCTGCTCTTGAGAAAGGTGAAGAAGTTAACGGTGAATTGCCAATCATCAACACCGACCGTAGTACAGGTACTATGCTGTCGAATGAAATTTCGAAAGTATACAAAGACAAAGGTCTGCCTCAGCCAATGAACGTTAAGTTCACAGGTTCTGCCGGTCAGTCATTCGGTGCTTTCCTTGCTAAGGGCGTGAAGTTCGAAGTTGAAGGTAATGCGAACGACTACTGGGGTAAAGGCCTGTCAGGCGGTACGCTTGTACTTTACCCTGACTCTTCATCAACAATTGTTCCGGAAGATAACATCGTTGTTGGTAACGTATGTTTCTACGGTGCAACCTCTGGTGAGTCCTACATCCGTGGTCTTGCCGGTGAGCGTTTCTGTGTACGTAACTCAGGTGCGAAGGTTGTTGTAGAAGGTGTGGGTGACCACGGTTGTGAATACATGACTGGTGGTGTAGCTGTAATCCTTGGCTCAACCGGCCGTAACTTCGCTGCAGGTATGAGTGGTGGTGTGGCATACGTTTGGGATAAAGCGGGTGACTTCGAAGCCACTAAGCTTAACCCTGAACTTGTTGACCTGGATCCACTGGAGCAGGAAGACCAAGATCTGCTACGCGATATGCTGACTAAGCACGTCGAACTCACCGGAAGTACAGTTGCAAAAGCGTTCCTGGACGACTTTGAAGCTAACCTTGCTCAAATGGTTAAGGTAATGCCGCGTGATTACAAAGCGGTTCTTCAGAAGCGTAAAGCGGAAGCTGCGAACAAGGAAGAAGTGGAGACAGTATAA
- a CDS encoding TIGR01212 family radical SAM protein (This family includes YhcC from E. coli K-12, an uncharacterized radical SAM protein.), which translates to MQLHELVNTLGQDLQRRYGEKVHKLTLHGGFSCPNRDGTLGRGGCTFCNVASFSDEQSQIKSIREQLTDRAGEVNRAKKYLAYFQAYTSTYAEVQTLKSMYEQALESADIVGLCVGTRPDCVPDAVYDLLSGYVQQGYEIWLELGLQTANNETLKRINRGHDFECYAEATKKARALGIKVCTHLIVGLPKETREDYLETMRKVIEVGTDGIKLHPLHIVEGSTMAKAWKAGRQTASELDEYVSVATEMIRMTPPEVVFHRVTASARKPTLLAPEWCENRWLAMTDIGKALDNSGPQGSLTGRPFTYTKPKVD; encoded by the coding sequence ATGCAGTTACACGAACTAGTTAATACATTAGGACAGGATTTACAAAGACGCTATGGTGAGAAAGTCCATAAGCTGACACTACACGGAGGTTTCAGCTGTCCTAACCGGGACGGAACTCTGGGTAGAGGCGGATGTACTTTCTGTAATGTCGCTTCTTTTTCTGATGAGCAGTCACAAATCAAAAGCATCCGTGAGCAGCTAACTGACCGTGCCGGAGAAGTGAACCGGGCGAAAAAGTACCTGGCCTATTTTCAGGCTTATACCAGCACCTATGCAGAAGTTCAGACGCTGAAGTCCATGTACGAGCAGGCACTGGAAAGTGCCGATATTGTCGGCCTGTGTGTGGGCACGCGTCCGGACTGTGTGCCGGATGCGGTTTATGATTTGCTGTCAGGCTATGTTCAGCAGGGATATGAAATCTGGCTTGAGCTTGGTCTGCAGACGGCAAACAACGAAACTCTGAAGCGGATTAACCGTGGTCATGACTTTGAGTGCTATGCCGAGGCAACAAAAAAAGCCAGGGCTTTGGGCATTAAAGTCTGCACTCACCTTATTGTGGGTCTGCCGAAAGAGACCCGCGAAGACTATTTGGAAACCATGAGAAAGGTAATAGAAGTAGGGACCGACGGTATCAAGCTTCATCCTTTGCATATCGTTGAGGGCAGTACCATGGCAAAAGCCTGGAAAGCGGGCCGTCAGACGGCCTCTGAACTGGATGAATATGTCAGCGTTGCCACTGAGATGATTCGTATGACGCCGCCGGAAGTGGTCTTCCACCGGGTAACCGCATCAGCAAGAAAGCCGACTCTTCTGGCTCCTGAGTGGTGTGAGAATCGCTGGCTTGCTATGACGGATATTGGTAAGGCACTGGATAACTCGGGTCCGCAGGGCTCTTTAACAGGGCGGCCTTTCACATATACCAAACCAAAAGTTGACTAA
- the mtnN gene encoding 5'-methylthioadenosine/S-adenosylhomocysteine nucleosidase, protein MKIGIIGAMEQEVAILKAAISDCEELTKGGCTFYQGQLNGVDVVLLQSGIGKVAAAVGTTILLDQYAPDVIINTGSAGGFDPSLNLGDVVISTEVRHHDADVTAFGYEIGQMASQPAAFLADEKLMDIAEKALEQMEDKHAVRGLICTGDTFVCTEEKQKFIRENFPSVIAVEMEASAIAQTCHQFKVPFVVVRAISDVADKESPMSFEEFLPLAAKSSSEMVIKMVDLLK, encoded by the coding sequence ATGAAAATCGGCATTATTGGTGCAATGGAACAAGAGGTCGCTATCCTTAAAGCGGCTATCTCTGACTGCGAAGAATTAACTAAAGGCGGCTGCACTTTTTATCAGGGCCAGCTTAACGGTGTCGACGTCGTGCTTCTTCAGTCCGGTATCGGTAAAGTAGCTGCGGCGGTTGGTACGACTATTCTTCTGGATCAGTATGCACCGGATGTGATCATCAACACTGGCTCAGCAGGTGGTTTTGACCCTTCTCTGAATCTTGGTGATGTGGTTATTTCCACTGAAGTTCGCCATCACGACGCTGATGTAACTGCATTTGGTTACGAGATTGGTCAGATGGCAAGCCAGCCGGCTGCGTTTCTTGCGGATGAAAAGCTGATGGATATCGCGGAAAAAGCACTGGAGCAGATGGAAGACAAGCATGCGGTTCGCGGTCTGATTTGTACCGGCGACACCTTTGTCTGCACAGAAGAGAAACAGAAATTTATCCGTGAAAACTTCCCGTCGGTTATTGCAGTAGAGATGGAAGCATCTGCTATCGCACAAACCTGTCACCAGTTTAAGGTACCTTTTGTTGTGGTACGTGCAATCTCTGATGTGGCAGACAAAGAGTCACCAATGAGCTTTGAAGAGTTCCTGCCGCTGGCAGCGAAGAGCTCTTCAGAAATGGTTATCAAGATGGTAGACCTTCTGAAGTAA
- a CDS encoding glutamate synthase subunit beta, whose amino-acid sequence MGKPTGFLEHGRELPKKIDPSVRIQNNKEFVLNEEFGEKINTQASRCMDCGVPFCHNGCPIGNIIPEFNDAVYRDSWEEAWNILSSTNNFPEFTGRVCPAPCESACVLGINQDPITICNIEKTIVETAYREGYAKPKKPRSRTGKTVAIIGSGPAGLAAAEQLNSAGHCVTVYERDEKVGGLLRFGIPDFKLGMDVIDRKVNLMEEAGIVFETNAHIGVDINAQQLRQEFDAVLLTGGSTVPRDLPVEGRQFKGVHFAMEFLAQNNRRANNMDLKTEEIHAKGKKVVVIGGGDTGSDCVGTSNRHGAESITQVEIMPMPPEKRTENMPWPEYPMILRTSTSHEEGCERHWNILTKEFVGDENGNLTGVRVADIEWEDAAPGVRPNFCEIQGSERVIPCDMAFLAMGFLHPEPTGVLAQLDIKLDERGNVATEGFATNQKGVFAAGDMRTGQSLVVRCINEGRECARAVDEFLMGNTNLEAKADSAMLSNS is encoded by the coding sequence ATGGGTAAGCCTACTGGATTTTTGGAGCACGGTCGTGAACTGCCTAAGAAGATCGACCCGAGTGTTCGTATTCAAAACAACAAAGAGTTCGTACTAAACGAGGAGTTTGGCGAAAAGATCAATACTCAGGCTTCTCGCTGTATGGACTGTGGTGTGCCGTTCTGTCATAACGGCTGCCCAATCGGTAACATCATCCCTGAATTCAACGATGCGGTGTATCGTGACAGCTGGGAAGAAGCATGGAATATCCTGAGCAGCACAAACAACTTCCCGGAATTTACCGGTCGTGTCTGCCCGGCGCCATGTGAGAGCGCTTGTGTCCTGGGCATTAACCAGGACCCAATCACTATCTGTAATATCGAAAAAACTATCGTGGAAACAGCGTACCGTGAAGGGTACGCTAAACCTAAAAAACCGCGTAGCCGCACAGGTAAAACTGTCGCTATTATCGGCTCAGGCCCTGCTGGCCTGGCCGCTGCTGAGCAGCTAAACAGCGCAGGTCACTGCGTCACTGTTTACGAGCGTGATGAAAAGGTTGGTGGTCTGCTGCGTTTCGGTATCCCTGACTTTAAGCTGGGCATGGATGTGATTGACCGTAAAGTTAATCTTATGGAAGAAGCGGGTATCGTATTTGAAACCAATGCTCATATCGGTGTTGATATCAATGCACAACAGCTGCGTCAGGAGTTCGATGCCGTTCTTCTGACTGGTGGTTCAACCGTGCCACGCGATCTTCCTGTAGAAGGCCGTCAGTTCAAGGGCGTTCATTTCGCAATGGAATTCCTTGCTCAGAACAACCGCCGTGCCAACAACATGGACCTTAAAACTGAAGAGATCCACGCTAAGGGCAAGAAAGTGGTTGTTATCGGTGGTGGTGATACAGGCTCTGACTGTGTTGGTACTTCTAACCGTCACGGTGCTGAGAGCATCACTCAGGTGGAAATCATGCCGATGCCACCAGAGAAGCGTACTGAAAACATGCCATGGCCTGAGTATCCAATGATTCTTCGCACCTCCACTTCTCACGAAGAGGGTTGTGAGCGTCACTGGAACATTCTGACCAAAGAGTTTGTCGGTGATGAAAACGGCAACCTGACAGGTGTTCGTGTTGCAGACATCGAGTGGGAAGATGCCGCTCCTGGTGTTCGTCCAAACTTCTGTGAAATTCAGGGCAGCGAGCGTGTTATCCCTTGTGATATGGCGTTCCTTGCAATGGGCTTCCTGCATCCGGAACCAACCGGCGTTCTTGCTCAGCTTGATATCAAGCTGGATGAGCGCGGTAACGTGGCAACTGAAGGCTTTGCTACAAACCAGAAGGGTGTTTTCGCTGCAGGCGATATGCGCACAGGTCAGTCTCTTGTTGTTCGCTGTATCAACGAAGGCCGTGAATGTGCCCGCGCAGTGGACGAGTTCCTGATGGGTAACACAAATCTGGAAGCAAAAGCAGATTCAGCAATGTTATCAAACTCATAA